Proteins from a single region of Caloramator sp. E03:
- a CDS encoding indolepyruvate oxidoreductase subunit beta — protein MTKSILFVGVGGQGIILASKILTEGLVKFGYDVKMSEVHGMAQRGGSVTTQVRFGEKVYSPLIGVGEADVLVAFEKVEAARWISYLKEGGNLIVNDYEIYSMPVLIGQEQYPENVIEELKSKVENVKIFNAAEAAQNIGNIKTQNIVLLGALIKALGLENLDWEGIIKENLPEKMQDENIKALKFGMNI, from the coding sequence ATGACAAAGAGCATATTGTTTGTTGGAGTTGGAGGACAGGGAATAATACTTGCATCTAAAATTTTGACTGAGGGGCTTGTAAAATTTGGGTATGACGTTAAAATGTCAGAAGTACACGGAATGGCACAAAGGGGGGGAAGCGTTACAACGCAGGTTAGATTCGGAGAAAAAGTATATTCGCCTTTAATTGGAGTTGGTGAAGCTGATGTTTTAGTTGCTTTTGAAAAGGTTGAGGCTGCAAGGTGGATAAGCTATCTTAAAGAGGGTGGAAACCTTATTGTAAATGATTATGAGATATATTCTATGCCTGTTTTAATAGGACAAGAGCAGTACCCAGAAAACGTAATAGAAGAACTTAAGTCAAAGGTTGAAAATGTAAAGATATTTAATGCTGCAGAAGCTGCACAAAACATTGGAAATATAAAGACGCAAAATATAGTTCTACTTGGGGCTTTGATAAAAGCCCTCGGCCTTGAAAACCTCGATTGGGAGGGAATAATTAAAGAAAACCTTCCTGAGAAAATGCAGGATGAAAACATAAAGGCACTTAAATTTGGTATGAATATATAA